AGAGCTCCCCACGTAAAGATTCCAGTTGGGCCTGGAGGTCGCGGGTTGACACACGGAGGCCAGCGAGTTCATCGGTCAGCTTTTTGTTCCGTGTCATCAAGAGTTGCTCTAGCgagcttttctcttttgattttgaggCCGCTGCACCGTTGTTCTTCGGGCCAACGTCCACAGATGCTGATGTTGTGTCACCCATCTCGTCGTCATCGCCAGTGGCAAATTCAATTGACTTGATCATTTCAAGCTCTCGACGAATATCGTCGTAGTCAGCAACCTTTTCGAGGCGCGAGCGTAGCTCATCTCTCTCCATAGCAGCCTTTGAGGCATTCCTTTCCACCTGAAGCAACTTGGCCTCCCATGCGTGTCGGGTAGAGTCCTTGTCATAACGCGCAGCATCAAGCTTGCGCAGCAATGCAGAATTCTCCGACTGGAGACGTTGGTAGTTCGGATCATCTTCCACAGAAGCGGCCTGGTCCGGAGTAGTGTGCGAGACGGCCTGCGCCAACTCTAGTCGCAGCTGCTCGTTCCGCGCCTCCATTTCAGCCAGTCTTAGGCTGGTTTTCTCAAGATCCGCGGAGACAAGTTCCAGTTCCGCCGCGGTAGCTCCACTACGATTGTCCTCTGCACCTTCATCCTGACCACCACCCAGACGCTGGGAGACCTCATAGCTAGCTTTGAGCTCCTTGATCAGCCTTTCCTGGTTCTCAAGTTTCTCCTCCAGactcttctccttggcctccCAATTGCTCGACTTTTCTTTAAGCACAGCATCCCAAGAGTTCTCGATCTCTTTTGCTTTCGCGTCTTGATTCTCTTCGAGTCTCTTTCTCGCAGCACGCTCCTCTTGGAGACGCCTCTCAGTCTCTTCCTGTTGCTTGGTAAGACGATCCACCGACTGCTGTAATTGATTCTTTTCGGATGTAAGCTTGGGAACTGTATCTTCCGACAGCACTAGAGAGTCCACGGATGCTTCTAGTAAGGGGTAAGGATCAGGTGCCTCAGACAAAGATGAATAAAGCTGAAGGAAAGCGGAGGATGAGGCCTTTCCTTGATTCGTCAACAGATCGATGAAAGATTGATAGGCTTTCAGGAGTCCCTTGTATTCTGACAGCTTTGCTTCATCCTCCAATTTCTTGAAgtctttggtcttttgagCAAGGTCCTTCCGTTGTACAAGTGCTTCTCGTTGTTGCGAAACAATGTCGGATGCAGTCGTATCGAGCTTAGCTATGGTAGTGGCAAGGTCGATTCCTAGGATTCACATGATCAGTCACACTTTCTGTGCGCTATTCAGTCGAAACCTCGATTCACTCCTACCTCGCCAAGCTGCAATTGCGCGTTGGAACTTGTTGGTTTCTTCGGATAGCTTGTTTGAGAACCCGTCCGTGTCATCTTGCCGCTCCTCAGCGGCGAGACTCTCTGTGATGGCGAAGGAGTCCATATCTGGCAATTAGCTCAGAGAGTCCAACTCTTGTCACCCCACTTCAACAGAACATTCACGCTGTCGGTGCAACAACACAGGGAGCTTGAACTGGACACGCGGCGCACCACGGCGCGGTTGATTGTTATTCCGTGGGTATGACGACCGCTTAGAGTTATTAATGAGCGCAGATCCTCATACAGTCGAATAAGAGCTTTGAATAAGTCCTGAGTGGCCACTGGTCTTCAAGGGTCCTGAAACCAAAATGCCTGAAATGTATTGCACTCGCGTCAAAGTGGGCAGCGTTGTGCCACTGCTTCGTTCGCCGTTGTGAACCACTTAACTCCGGGGATCCAGTAGTTCCTGATCCAATCGGCCCCTGAAGCTTCCGCCCCATAATCGACCCTGACCGCTTTTGCCCCAGTGCCTTCCATCTCGGCGGGGAGATAGATGACTTAATAGTTGGCCATCATGGCTTCAGACGACGGGGTTGGTCCTCGGAAGAGGCGGAAAATTGGCTCCCTTGGTTCTGAGCCTTATATTTTGCGCTCACTGTTTGACGACGTTCCGCTGGCGACGGACGATAATTCGGACGTTTACATCACTACCGTCGAGTTCTGGGGTAAGCTATCGGCGGTTACCCCCGGTCCCCATTGACGCTGATCGCTGTCCAGAGCTAATGCGACAAAGATGGAAATTTGTACATAGGTACCTCCGCAGCTGAAGTGCTGCATTTTGTCTGTCTTCCAGCAGCTGCCGACGATGAATCGACCGAGCCCACCTTCATTCTAGCCTCACGACTACCGATTCCATTTCAAAATGAACCCTCTGATAACAACCCTCCCGGGGTTCGACAGATCATGATCTTGCCGTCGGTGAACAAAGCCTGTATCCTTTGCAATGGCATGGCCACTTTCTATATGCTTCCGGAGCTCAGCCCAGCGTTCGGAAATACCAAGGTCAACCATTGTCGCTGGATTGGTGGCTTGGATCTTAATCAAGATGCAACCAATGAAGATGAGCCAGTCCTCATGATAGCTGTACAAAATAGCATCATGCTGATTAGGATTGGAGAAGGTGCTCGGCGTGTGAAGCAGATCAAATTTCCGGGTTGCTTGGTCGCGGCGCGCCGAGGCACTATCGCGTGTGCGGCCGACACACACTCCTATTCTCTGTTGGAGGTCGAGCACCAGCAGAAAATCCCTTTGTTTCCCATCTCATCCTCGAGTGAGGTCTTTGAGACTGGAGCTGTCGAAGACACTTCGGTGGGAGCACCAACCTCGCCGCTGCGGCGCTCGCCGTCCTCGTCGTATCCTAGTTCCCCTCCAGTGGACTCTCAGGCACATGGACGGAGCAGTAGCCTGAATGCGTTTGCAGGTATGCTCCAGCCGCAACCACAATCTCTGGGACACAACATATCACCATCCGCAACACCGGATCCATTCACAACCACGGGCAGCATTCGTCGGTCTAGCTCCGAGGAGCGAGGTGAAGGTGGAGGAAGTCAAAAGCAGGAGATCTTAGAGGTCTCCGAGCAGCATCCGGCTTCAACTGGGGGCTCAGATGATGTCAAGCCTCTCCCTGCCCTTCCACCCCCCAAACCGATACAAAAGCAATTGCAGCCACATGTGGTGTCACCCTCTCCTACCGAGTTTCTTCTCGTGACTGGCACAGAAGAAACCGAGCCAGGAGTAGGCATGTTTGTGGACTTGGATGGCGAGGTTGTTCGTGGGACTATCAATTTCCACCGGTTCCCAAAGTCGGTGGTCATTGATGCTGGTGGAGACGATCAGGCGTTGCAGCCAAACGACGATACAAGGGAGGAGTACATTTTGGCAACAATTGAAATGGAGAAAGATGGAGGGAAGCAACACAGAATTGAGATTCAAAGGTGGGACGATGATCCTGCTGTCATTGAGCGAAACAAGAAATGGCTAGATATACCAGGTGCGGGTAACGATGGGCAAAATGTTCAAGTGGGATTGAAACATACCATCAGTTCCAGCAGTATCGAAAATGGCGAGGTCGGAAACCTTCTGCGGATGGTGCGCTTGAAGACCCCGTTTCTCTCAGCCTATGTCGTGACAGTAGACTCTCGAACCCAGGACTCAATCGAACAACAAAAAACAGAGAAAGAGCTTTTTGAGTCACCAGAGACTGGGGATCCCACCGGCGCCAAAAATTCAAATGCTGGATCGGAGGAGCTCGAGTGGGAGACGCGAAGAAACGCGGAAGAGTCAAATTTTGCGCGTGGATTAGGTATACTCCAAAGCAGCCTGGTTGTTTGGTCCGGTTCACAAGTCTGGCGATTGTGCAAGAACCCAATGGTCGTTCAACTGGAGGACACTCTACGCAAAGCTCAGCAAGTTGACGAAAGAGGTCGAATTACGTTGCAACGAGACGCAGTGATGGATTTGATGGTCTCAGCTCAGGACATCGAGCCTAAGAACGAGGCCGAGTTCCTTGGCTTAGGATATGTGAAGCAAAAAGCCAGTCTGCTACTATACGGCGACCTGCTGTCAATGCATCCTGAGAACCGTGCCGATCCGACTATTCGGAATACCGAAAGAGCCCTCTTGTCTGGAAATTTGGATCCCCGAATTGCCTTGCTCTTCACTCCGTTCCTCAGAAAAGATGTCATTCAGGGGCCGCAAGGAATCTGGGTTCAGTCGGGGCTTGCGGAGACTGCTGAAAAATACTTGGGCCAGGTTGATCGGCACAGCAATGACGTTGGGGTGCATAGCCCTATATTAAATATGCTCAAGCGCTTTTTGCTGTCGTGGCAACAGAAGAGAGGTTACGGTAGTATCACCGACGAAGAGTATGTTTTCGATAGCACCGACAGTGCTCtacttcatcttcttctcgagcAAGACGGGCATCTCAGCCCACAGCAGCGAGCAGCATCTACGCGCAGTGAACTCAACAAGTTAGTCGACAGTTGGAAAGGTAATTTTGAGCGAGCCGTCGCTCTTTTGGAACAGTACAAGCGGCTCTACATTCTGAGCCGACTTTATCAGAGCCGCAAGATGTCTCGAAACGTGCTGAAGACGTGGAAGAGGATTATCGACGGAGAGACCGATGCAGGCGGAGAGGTCACGGGGGCCAGTATTGAGGCGCAGATGCGCAAGTATCTGGTCAAGATCAAAGATGTGCAATTGGTGGAGGAGTACGGCGCCTGGCTTGCAGGGCAAAACCCACCACTGGGAATCCAGGTGTTTGCAGACAACTCCAGTCGCGTGAGATTCGAGCCGGCGGATGTAGTAGCGCTGCTCAAACAGCAGGCTCCCAGTGCGGTCCAGGTGTATCTGGAGCATCTTGTCTTTGCCAAGAATGTTGGTTTATCTGCTTCCCCCGGATCTGAGTACACACAACATTTGCTGACAAAATTGAACTTCCAGTACACCCAATACGCCGATGACCTCATCGCGTACTATCTTGACGAAGTTCTTTCGGTTCTTGAATCTTCCTCAGACGCGCGTGCATCGCTTGCGGAATCCTATTCAACATACCGAGCGCTCCGCCCCCCGAAACCGACGTATTTAAATTTCATCACGGAGAACACACCCTCTGAAGCCTGGTGGCAGTCACGCCTGcggcttcttcaacttctcaGCGGCAGCTCAGGCACTCAGTTCTCCTCCATGGCATTACCTTCCGGGATCACCTACTCCGTTTCAACCGTACTTGAGCGCATTGCGCCATTTGAGAATGAGCTCGTATCGGAAAGTATTATTCTCGACGGCCTACAGGGTCATCATCGTACCGCCCTCCGACTTCTCACCCATGGGCTAGGCGATTACGACTCGGCCATCCGCTACTGTCTCTTTGGCGGACCACGCAGCGCGACATCTTCCAGTGGGACTCAACCAGAGTTGGCCAGCGCAGACATGCAGTCCACGTTATttggccatcttcttgaCGAGTTTCTGCAGATCCAGGACTTGACTGACCGCATCGAACGAACAAGCGACCTGCTCGCACGGTTTGCAGCGTGGTTCGACGTCCGTGAAGTTTTGGAGCTCGTGCCCGAAGACTGGAGCGTGGATATCCTTGGAGGGTTCTTGGTGCAAGTCTTCCGCCGGATTGTTTCGCAATCTCGGGAGGCACGGATCCAACGGGCGTTGAGTGCCGGCTTGAGTCTCCGGGTCGGTGTAGAATACACCGATTGTCTGGAAAAAGCGGGCCCTTGGTTGGAGGACAGCGAGGGTGTGCGAAGATTGAAAGATGATCAGCGCAATGCCCCGAAGATGATACTGGAAGCTGGCGCCATTCCTAGTGGCGATGACAATGATTTTGGCGATGTGGTGGGGCCGACATGATGACTGACCACGAAGGACTCCTCCCGATTGCTCTGctcttttgggggggggggggagggctCCGCTTTCTATACATACTTTTGGCCGAGGCTGTGTGCAGCCCGTGATTGGCGTCCAGACCATTTTATGATACCTTGAATTGAGCGTCTTTACAAGTTGAGCTTGTGCCTACACCGTTGAACTACCTCCTTCCACTTTGCTTCCTACAGAGACACCGAGGGCTAGTTCGTCAACACTAAAAACCCAGTCGAAACATTCGATCACATTGCATTCGTTCCCTTCGTAGCTCGAACGAGCGTCAACTGTCAGCGTGTGGCTGAAACAGTTCCAGGTCAATCATGGGAGACTATCTTGGAGGGGGTTgagttttttgtttttttttttcggggaCCTGTAGCATATCACTCGAGACACAGTCGCATTTCATTCGGGTTCCAAAGGTTGGTGAAGCTTCccgagggggaaaaagaagagaagactCCCGGCAAGAAGTGCGCAGTGCGCAAGGTTCCGGATCATGAAAGCCTGACTCGAGGAAAGGGCTCGCCACGCGGAACCCTCAAGACAGGTTTGAACCGCATCGAGTCTCTTACTCCTCAGGCTGGACGAAAGGGTTGGCAATCTCCTCACTCCCATCTGCTGGTGAAATGAGGACGATTAGAGTACCACGAGCCACAATCAGACCCAATGCACGGGTGGTCTGGTTGCCCGCGTCATCTGCAGGGGAAAATGTTTAGTTGATGATCGACGGCAAAAACTCCATTGCAATAGGTCAGATGAGAACTTACCGCGCATCGTCTCCTTGACGTCATCCAGGACTAGGTTCATCAATTGATCATATCCCTTGAGGGTACCGGTGACTTTGATGCAGGAAAAGAGGTCAGTCAATGGGGAACTGTTGATATGCCTCTTTGCCATATCTGCAATGGCCCGATGGCCGATTGTTCTTTCAtgtctgttctttttttggggtcCATCGGTATGGCAGGAGAAGTGTCATGATAATTGTCTCTCTTACCTTCACGGCCACCATTGAATTTCACCTGGACCTCCTTGTCCATATATTTCCCCAAATCGAGGatattctccttcttgggctTCTCTTGTTGCGCGGCACCGCCGGTTTTCTGCTGCTGGCGACCGCcgcggccaccaccacctccaccgcgaCCGCCGCGGAACGAGCCTCGCTCagacattttttttttttgtgggagggaagggagtggaggggaaagggaaaagggtTCAAGAGCGGTGAGAGATCTCGGAAGATTCGGGGATTGAGGAAGGAGTTCCA
This genomic window from Penicillium oxalicum strain HP7-1 chromosome III, whole genome shotgun sequence contains:
- a CDS encoding U6 snRNA-associated Sm-like protein LSm7, with the translated sequence MSERGSFRGGRGGGGGGRGGRQQQKTGGAAQQEKPKKENILDLGKYMDKEVQVKFNGGREVTGTLKGYDQLMNLVLDDVKETMRDDAGNQTTRALGLIVARGTLIVLISPADGSEEIANPFVQPEE